The genomic interval tcccggtgagtctttccaattccgttcaatttggacatttgtaccgtaaattacacaacagaaactgaaggaatttttcgagaaaaggtcgcattaaattcccttgtgtctcgttggagtgtgctgttcgaatttagtttttgtgaaggaaagaccagatttacacacgccattgcagcaaacaaacgagcaaactctcacaacttcaaaataaaaaaattgaatttactcacaaatactttcctcgccgtttacttaatgaacagaggtaaatcttcgtacatgaatgaatcgtcaatgagagtgaataatactttccgttagatcgttgactgattttgaagaaaacattatcgtgacagtccttgccaaactagttccgttgtttttcaaatgttcttatgcttttttttttcttacgcgctctctaattgacaggtgtcagattgtgacagatacttgtaaaaataatgtttcaaagtttgtttggaagccttttaaatcacctttatcgttacggaaatgaaaatgtttcgctgaggaatctctctttaatttgcatcacctctattttaactaccatttactcgctcaaaaattgttcagtttatggaagatcttgccgtatttacagccctaaatcattcgggttctttcggaaagaatttcgtcaagtttaaaaacaataaatatgttatttaccggctaagggtcggtccgtatggtgaaaaactgtgacctcggtcttgaaaatgctgccctcggcctacggcctcgggcagtattttcaagacctcggtcacagtttttcaccatacggacctcccagccggcaaataacatatatatatttgccAGTGACGAAACTGGCAGTTGCTCGAAATGttatgtatatttatttaaacGGTATGATTGCAAAAACTAAGGATACAAAGTACCcacttgataaaacaaaaaaaagaacgcAAACATCTTAAATTGATGAACATGAAGGGTGCGACTTAACTACTTTCTGGGCGCTTTAAACACATTAACGTAATAAGTGATTTACTTCGCTCATTCCCTCTGGCGAATCTTTTTATCGATGTTCCTATCTTTTCATGCTTAACCGatcactcaaaaaaaaatacaaaccaaaaTATTCTTAAACATACAATTCATGTTGCGCCATCGCAGGCGTATAAGCGGATTTCAATATAGCAGAGAAAAATATCTAATCTACTTTCTACAATCTTACACATTTCATAGTTCTGTATAGATAAAACCTAAAAACAACGACACtaagaaattgcaaaaaaagtttgaaaacttcTGAAGTTAGCATGTGTCTGGTATAAATCACAGGACTGACCTTTATAATGAACCAAAGATTCGGTATCACTATGCACATAAAGCAATTTTGAACCCTAACAATCTCAGGTTTATAAAAATTCTGCGCAGACCGAAAATTCAGTGAcataatttaacattttaatcaCGCCAAGATATTAAAGAATGACCAGATTGTCAGAAAAACTTGACATGAGCATTTCGTAACACCTCACATAAATTTGATCAATCCTAATAGACGGAAGTTATAAAGTCGTTAACAAAAGCAAGATTTATACGAGAAAGTTTTCAAGTAAACGGCATCTTACAGGGCTGGTTAAGGACTTCCTTATAACGAGCACGAAATAACACTAAGAGACAAAAGCTATTCCATACAGCGATTGGAAATGTATTTACAAGCGCTAACAATatgtgtcttttccatcttcttcGCCAAACAGCCATCACAGCCACATTCTGATAACGAGTCTCGATCGCCAGAGACACACTGGTGAAAAACCACTCAATTACCAGTTGAACTGAAGTGTGAACTGCGAAGGTCTTGAGCAACCAAATTATAGAGTTGTTTCCAACGAATACAAAATCATGCAAGTATCTTAGTCCGTTTACATACACCACAGCAACAGATTCAGACAGCATACTCAAGATGATGATATCAGCCATGAGTCGTTCGCGACGAGGTGTGCGGAAACTCCCCCAAGGGGCCAATTTCCTTCTCCACAACACATGGAGAACATGATCAACCAACGCCATGATGCTTCGTTCAATGACTTCTGCAGCTCCGTGAATAACTCCAAGAATGGCGATAGTCTGGAGATGGTCAAGATCTGCTTGTAAAACTCGAAAGATAATCGCTGTGCCGAAGTAGAGAGGCGCCAATAACACATAAGAGTATCCTGGATGAGTAATGTTCCATAATCGTTGAACACAGATTCTTGATATTACCTTTACGGCGACCCCCAAAAGAGGTGAAAATAATGCAATTATCAGCCTGCCTGTGTTTTCTTGTTTGAGATACGCTCTATAAAGAATATCCGAAATAAACATTCCATAAATAAGGGGCAAGCAAAATGGTACTATCATTTTACACAATAAACCTGCCAGTCTTGGACGCGGGCAGAACTGCCTCCCGACAATATATAATTGCAAACATATACTGGTGATGAGAAAAGTATATATTGGAATCTGCAATTCAGTGGCTGACGCATAATAAGGCTTTCCAATAACTTGAAGAGAAAAGCGATAACTTATGTCCAAACAATACGCTGCAAAGCTTACCAGaatcagctttttctttattcctttgagCTGATACGGACGAAAAAGAAACAGGAGTGTAACAAAGATCCAGAAGTAATAGAAACTAACGGATATCGCATCAGAAATCGTTTTGATCCACTGCACACGAATTGGAATTGACGAGATGTTGTAATCCTGACATTGAAGAATTGTTTTATAACTGACATAGGAGATCTGCAAGTAAACCATGGCAATTAACACAGCTGCAAGAAACGAAATCAACGCTCCAAAGCACATCGATTTACAAACTGTCTGTGAAAAGGATGGACGAAGACGTTTCCAAGTCATTTCTTCCTCCTTAACGTTCTGATCTACCCTTGTCTCCCCACTGTCTTCTGGTAAGAACGCGTTTATAACCTGGACATTAATGTTATGTGCGAAAAAGTTTGAGTTTGTAGCCTCTCTGTCGCTGTACTCTTGGTATATCAGTTCATCAACAGGCTCTTTATACCATTCTCTACCTGTGCTTAACAGTGGATCGTAGCCAAAAGACTCTGTCGTGAATTCAGGTTCTTCTGGGTTGAAGTGTTCTGTTACGCTGCGCGTGAGGCGATACACGATCTGACCAACAACCTCTATCAGTGTACTGGTAGCCATCCTTCCTTTGTGTGAAAAATGTCTTCCACACCAATATCGTCGATGCTACATCCACACTCAGACCGGGGGAGGTTTTTTCCGGGTTGTAGAAAGCTGATATGCTGCACGTGTAATGAAACAGACTTCACCAAACACCTCTATAAGTGTACTGCTTACTATTTCACCCTCGTATCAACGACATCTTCCAAAACGATACGGTGTTGTATTCACAATTCGAACAGATTACCAAGAGATAATTGTCTTACCAAAACTGTACGGCCGCCGCATCTTCATCGTGTTAATTCTTCGCAATGAAAGCGTAAAGGCACTGTCGGCTGTATTTCATGACGTCTTGATTGGTAAGAACTGTCAATCAATCAAGAAATACGAGAAAATTGGAGATCTGAATGATCCACTTTCGACATATCGTGTCAGTGTGAAACTGAAAAGTCAAAATGGCTCATCGCCAGTAAAACAAGATTAAACGAAAGCTGCAATtaactgaaaacatttttcactcaAGTACCACTATGAGTTAACACTCAATATTTTCACTGCTTCATGCGACTTTCCCAATTTGAATTCTTCTCTGAAACCCTAAATACTGTAAATAATAGTAAGAAGAGTTTCAAgttgttaaatttcatttttgccaCCGCGCTACACACTTCATCTATTGTCGAGGGATAAGAACAAATTctctaaaagtttttattcttctCTCTATATCAGTGTACTGGTAACCATCCTTCCTTTGCATGAACAAAGTTAGAGTCTCCCGCTTCCCGTACTACGTTCTCCCGCCTCCCGTACATTTGTACCCCTTTGCATCCCACTCTTCATTGTGTTGCTCCCGTCTTTAGGTCAATTAAGAGGGTCAGAAACCCGGGTTAACTTTCAAACTGTGCCAAAACTTAACATTCGTGTTCATTTTCTGGCCTTTAATAAGAGTAACGTTTAGAGTTTGCTTCTCCTATGCTCCGCACTCTCCGGCGCGCTCATTAAAGCGGCATTCCTTTGAAGCAAGTTTGCACCATGAGGCAAAATCTTTGGTAATTTGGGATGTGCAGTCGTATGGAGCGAGCTCCCAAGAAGGTCTTCCATGAACGGAGTTTTCGTTGCCACACCGAAAAATACTAAGGCCGGTTAACATAGTCTTTGACGACATTTGCCCTGAATGACCCTGAATCGCTTTCTTTGCTGGAGATTTTCGAAAGCTACAGCCGTACGTGTGTCATGTGTCATGCTATCTCACGACCTGTAACGTAATCGAATTAAAGGGATTTCCAGATTCACCGGAAGTAATGCTGTTTTTCCAGCCCGAGTACAAATTTGCGTTCtcttgcttccaaaattttctgTAAAGCATTGGTggatgttaaatggaaatttcaaaccTTTGCTAGATAAGTGTTTTGACTGAATAATACccagtaataaacaacaaactatcgccttctttatttcttttcccGCCTCACGCCTTCATATAGATCCCACTTCCTGCCCCTGTTCTCCCGCTTCCAGCCCTCTCCCGCTCCTTGTTCTCCCGGGCTCCCGTccccctgtccccctccacAAATGACACAATCATCTCTCGTTAAGACGAACCTTGCGGCTGAAATGCTTTATATGCATAATTACGATGACAGAAACTTGTttctaaaaagagaaaatctaCAGCAACATATCATCAACAGTTGCTCCATTGACGAGGAAGAAGTGAATCACATGACCACCGTCGAATCAGTTGTAACAGAAATTGGCTTACCGCATCCGATTGTCTATGATATTTATAACTTATGTGACTAcgtcaagaaagaaaaattaaactatTTTACTGTTTCCATACTTAAGGAAATCTGTACTTTGTTTGAGCTCCCATTTAAATCTAGAAATTCCAAAGCTGTTCTAATgtcaaaaataaaggaaatgacccATAAATGCTGGTGCGCAGTGGAAGGATAATTACACCATCAAGCAATGATGCAATGGATGCTGTCTATGATGGAGAGATTGTAAGTTGGttatgaaaattactttttattctgttttgcCTTGACTTTGTGACGTGGACAAACATGCATTATTCTTACGTAATGTTTTAACGGGAAACCAAACAGCATGATTTTGTTTCTAAGTGGGTATATATTCAGCCGTTCTTAGCCACCATTTTAGAACAAAGTATATGTAAATATTTAGTATGGTACACAAAAAACcagtttacttaaaaaaaaaaagaaagaaaaacgtaaTTTAACTACAAGGAAAGTTTTGCAACGATATTTTACACATCAAATTAAATCTTCGAGaacttttgaaagaaatgcGTTGTTCTCCTCAAGAACTTGTCTTTCATCACACAGTAGAGTTATCTCCAAGGCTGACGGACCGTCACGTTCTACACATTCTTGTCACACAATAATGTCACGTGATTAATCTTGTAATGAAAACTCAAAGGAAGATAAACGACGTGGAAATAATTACGAAGTTAAGAGATCGTTCTGAATAGCTGCGAGTTAGTATAGGGGTTAATATAAAAGAGAGgcgctaaattaaaaaaaaaagaaaaaaaagaaaaaggaaaaggcgCAGTGAAAGATTCGATTACTTTTTATCTTCAATATAATGAAACAGTTATAACAATTGTCTGTTTTTCTGAATGAAATGCGAAATTTAAATGCTGCAGATAGCAGACAAGGCTACTAATAAAGCAGACGAGTTGTACGAATGACATCAGCTTCTTCATGGCGCTCTTGACTTCCGGTTGTTCTTTCATCCGAGTCATAATATCCCTGTTATCCAGGAAGTTCCTCCCCAAGCTTAACGTACATTTTCTTCAGTGTGGTAAGGATATCATGTGGCTAAGGTGGATAAGAGCTGGCCGCGAAGATTATACCATGAGTGGGTTTCTTGGGGTGAGCTGTATCtttctgttaaaaataaaaccatgCGCAAGTTCTAATATGGTCTACGTGTAACGAGCATAACATCTTCGCACCTCTCATTGTGCAGTCTATGTTAGGATTATACTTCATCAAAAACACAAGTTAATGTGGAAAAAATGGGGGTTTTCATAAATGTTCACTGATCCACGCGAGTACAAGTTTGGACGAAATAAATAAGATTATTTTTCACACGGAGCTCTAAAAATACCTGATCAACATTTTAGATTTATTATTTACAGTCTTCTCTGACGGAAAAGCTTGAACGTTGTAAGAAGGGTTTTGTTTACGAAAATTGGGAATAAGTTCACCATCAGCTGTAGGTGGTTCATTTCAGTTTTGCTTcagcttttttgtttcaaaatctttGTCTAATATGCGATTCAAAGAGTATATGAGGAGATCGATCTGAATGACTAGTTTTTTAAGCCCTAGCAGTTTTTAGATGTAAACTATGTTGGTTTATCGAGTTATTGGGATTGAAAGTTACCGTTCCACTCTATAAGAAGGTACATGTTCCTGACAGGCACTGATAGATGACACTCCTTTCCGGCTTTGCGGTGGGTCGATGTTGAGCACGTTTTTAGcattaattttccttgttaAGAAAATGGGATGAAAATTGTTCTCGTAACCCCGTTATTTTCACTAACGAACTAACTCTGTGCCTGTAACAATATGCTACGTGTAAATTTCAGTGGCCCAATATTTAACCTAAACGTGAAAGGTggacttaaagaaaaattgataacaATCTCGAAATAATATCAAAAACAGCGTGTAACAATAGTTTGAATTATAAGCTGAGAACTCTGAAGAGTCCCGCATTCATGTAGAAATTAGGTTGTTTATTGAGGTCTACCACACATTTTATGACGTCATGACGGTAGTAGTTGCATTTCATTCACGTTGCTTGGTTGAAGTCATGTTTAATTCTCCCAAATGCAACGGGATTACTTTTCTccttaattaaatttttaacctcAAACCGAATTGGCACATTTTCTAATTTTCCTTGATTAAACAGCATACTTTCACCTTTTTTGACcgaatttgaaaattttatccaGAAATAATTCAGTTACCGCTGAAAGCATCGATTCTTCGGTGTCATCGAAGATTTGACCTTGTATCACACGGTGCAATAGATGACACTGTTCAAATTTTGCTGCGGTAAAAGTACAACTTGAATCCCAACCATTCTGGCGGCTGTACCCTTTTTTAAGAATCGAGAATTACAATTTAATTTATGGAATTGCAAATTAGAGGTTTATGTGTCGGTATGAATTTCTATGATATTTGATATTAATTGGTTTCGCTGTTCAGTCGCTGGATTTGATGACAAGCTTGCTTGCAGAGGTCTCCCTCTTTAGCCGGAAGAATTATCTTTCTTCAAGATTACAAATGATGGGTGGCCACTTATTGTGTAGGTCTGGATTGCCAAGTCTGAAACTTTCTGACACCTCTAACTCACAGACATATAAATTTATTCTCattgaaaaatcaaaactttgttATACAGAAATATTTAGCAACCTTTAAGAAACCCTCttaaagaataataaaatattcaaaagtctttgaaaaaagGACAGCCTCGTGTTTGGTTCGGCACCAAAGCTCCTCAACGCAGTGCATAGCTTTAAACGATTTTCACATCAATTTCGAAACGAAGTTTACCAGAATGTCAACGCTGTTGAAGATAGTTATTGTCACAATAGTTGGGTGAAAAAGATATACTTTGATAGAAACAAAATCTTACTTGGACCTAGCTGTCTCTCCTTTCCGCAGAACCGAGTGGAGTTTCATTATTAAGTGTCAACGGCAAGATTGCAAAAACAAAGGATACAAATTACacatttgataaaacaaaaaaaaaagacgcaaATATCTTAAATTGATGAACACGAAGGAAGCGACTTAACTCCTCTCTGGGCACGTTAAGTACATTAACGTAACAAG from Pocillopora verrucosa isolate sample1 chromosome 14, ASM3666991v2, whole genome shotgun sequence carries:
- the LOC131776441 gene encoding uncharacterized protein produces the protein MATSTLIEVVGQIVYRLTRSVTEHFNPEEPEFTTESFGYDPLLSTGREWYKEPVDELIYQEYSDREATNSNFFAHNINVQVINAFLPEDSGETRVDQNVKEEEMTWKRLRPSFSQTVCKSMCFGALISFLAAVLIAMVYLQISYVSYKTILQCQDYNISSIPIRVQWIKTISDAISVSFYYFWIFVTLLFLFRPYQLKGIKKKLILVSFAAYCLDISYRFSLQVIGKPYYASATELQIPIYTFLITSICLQLYIVGRQFCPRPRLAGLLCKMIVPFCLPLIYGMFISDILYRAYLKQENTGRLIIALFSPLLGVAVKVISRICVQRLWNITHPGYSYVLLAPLYFGTAIIFRVLQADLDHLQTIAILGVIHGAAEVIERSIMALVDHVLHVLWRRKLAPWGSFRTPRRERLMADIIILSMLSESVAVVYVNGLRYLHDFVFVGNNSIIWLLKTFAVHTSVQLVIEWFFTSVSLAIETRYQNVAVMAVWRRRWKRHILLALVNTFPIAVWNSFCLLVLFRARYKEVLNQPCKMPFT